TACTTTCTGACATTTGTTTGCATACCAATTTTCTTTTGAACGAAACAATGATCATATCTATTATGGAAACGCTACCTTTTTGTGGAAAACGGGCTTTGTCTGACCACCATAACCAGATTGCTTCCTGTCATAACGACGCTTTCCCTGAGCAGCCAAACTATCTTTCCCTTTCTTGTATTGTGTGACCTTGTGCAAGGTGTGTTTTTTGCAGTCCTTGGACTTGCAGTAGGTCTTCTTTGTCTTAGGAACGTTCACCTGCAAGGGAGGGCAACAATGAACGGTCATTTATTATGCTGCAAGGAACATATAGCATTACTAAATGTCAAAAGCAGGAAGAAGGTGAATACACAGGAAAATTATAAAAACTCTATGAAATACTCAATTAGGGTATAATACTGTGTTTTAAAATCCCCCTGACTAAAAGGGCTCAACGATTCTCGTACAGTATCTCAATTACACCTGAATCCCAATTCTCGAGCACATTTCATTTCAGTACAAAGTTTTACTTTCAAGAAATATAGGTGCTAGAACATTAATTACAGTCATGAAGCTTTTGAGCATGGGCTATTATTCATCACAGAGACATGGACTTACTGCAAAACCAGAATGTGCCCAATGGGTGCAATTCTACTAAGGAATCAAGAAATAAGGATTCATCATTTCATTCGTCCCAATACTAAGTTAAGATACATCCTACTTGCAAATCTACGACAAATACAGTCCCCTCAGACTAGAAGGACTCAACCCTTCACATAGAGTATATTAGTGACATCTCAATCCCAATTCTCAGGCCTATTTCATTTCAGTACAATGTTTTCCTTTCATGACATATAGATGCTTGAACATGAATTATAAGACATGTCGTTTTAGAGCATGGGctattattaattttacatggCTACATCAAAGAGACATGGACTTGCTGTACTCACTGGATGCAATTCTACAAACGAATAAAAAAAAAGTACCGAAAACCGCAACTACAACAACTAAATAACAAAGTAAAGAAAGATTCGTCATTTTATCTAGTTTTCAAACTAAGTTAAGATATATTCCTACTTTAATATGTCAATAAAATGTTTTATAACAGCGAAATTTCTCAACTTTGATGGGAAAATATCAATTCCATCGGATGGGTACTTTAGTATCACAAATTAAATCGATAAGAAAACAAGAGTTATACCATTGTTGCAGGCCGAGAGTTAGACAGAAATAGCAGAGAGCACAATTGCCGTTCAGCTGGTGCCGATCGAAAGCCCTGATACTCGAaaagatgataagcttaaataCTCCCACTTAGGGTTATGAAAGACTTGGCGAGTGGGCTCGGCTTGTTGGCTCTAACTATTGGGCTATAGTTAAGAACATGTCATTGGGCTTATTGCTGGAGGAAGTGCACGGATAGCCACTCTGAGAATCGTTATTTAAGATTATtgtaagtaggcgtttggacaagGGATTTGACACTCAAATTTAAAGTTTTCATTTGAAATAAGCGTTTGTTTATGCATTATGAacaaaattttaatttaaaatctcaaattcttcaaaaagtaggatttcaaatttcaagttgtgatttaaaaaaaaaactcaaagtaAAATTGGACACATGAGTGATATTTTCGAAAATAAAGAACCATCATTTTAAAttttgcacaaaaaaaaaaaaaaaaaactcatgctCGATTTGTAGATTGTTTGTACTATGTGGGAGAATTATATTAAAGAAATCGGTTACTACTATGGTTGATTTATTGGGCCAGTTAATCTTTGTAAATTATGTGTAACGGAAAGTTTTTATAACATGTAATCGcaaaaatttatttataaaagaatatgaacATATGTGATTTATTAAAGCGGCACCTTAGGATATTACTATACCTtgtttatgaactatgatttgctcatttagtaagattatataagaattgagaatgttttgaagTTTTCGCAAATTGTGAAATTTTCACGTTATgtgaaaaaatacaacttaagaaattcaaattgcattttCATATAAAATTTTAACTTCAAATCGATCCGATTTCATTTCAAATCATGAAATCATGTCCAAGCAGAGCCCCAAGTCTTTCCACTTCAAAATCAACTACAGTGATTCTGAAGTTTCAAAGGTCTAAAGTTTTGTCCGAAGTTTCACCCAATTATTTGAAATGGCTGCAATTCCTTCTTCGTTTTGCAGCTTTAAATTTCATTCCAATCCTCAAATTAGCTCCAATGGGTTCCAAATTTCGCAGTTAGCTTCACCTAGTTCCAAGACGTTTTTTGCAATACCAAGTAgccatttggccatgaaaaccaaatattttcactttatttggtattttggagttggagttgaagatgtaattgtgtttggttatagtttttcaaagaatatttggttgtttgaatgtattgaaagtaagaaagtttttaaaaaaaaaaaaagagtgaaaaataagttttggttattttttaaatttcaaataagttgtatttggaatttttacGGTCAAACAccataaagtaaaaaaaataaaaaaatattccggaaaaaaagtaaataattctCATGGACAAACGGCCCTAAAATAATGATTCAATTAAAAATTCATTTTTGCATAGTTATATTCTGTCAACGAAATGAGTGGCTTGAGTGGGCAAAATGAGCTTCGCACAAGTTCTAATAAAGTCCTCGTGATTTGCCTAAAGAGAAGAATAATCCACAAATACGAAGGCCACTTGGTTGTTTAGCATTTTGACAATTTAGGTGTATTTAGTCAGTTCAACTAATATTGTCAAGAGGCAAAATACGATCTTAAATGTACATGCATTAAAATTAGCGAATCCGATAAAGAGCCAAATCTGTTGATATGCCAAATTCTTTTAGCTTTTAATGGCTCAGAATCTCTTTGTTGATTGAATTAGCTAAATAGGATATACTAATATTACACATTTTCATGCACGTGcacttttaatttaatttttttttagtttattacTCAAACATACTTTTTACTAATATAATTTTTTCCTTAAATTTATACATTTTATATGCGATACACGCGCAACACGCATGCCTAGAAACTAGTCTATAAAAAATATGACCAAATATTAGACTGTGATATAAAATTGTCTAGAAGATTTTACATTCACTGAATTAAAAACTTTTAGATCAACGTTTAAAAATTGAATTAGCTATGACAATAACTTGTGATAAAACTTTAAACTTGTTGATAATAGATGTGATCTATGCAATGTGGAAAAAAAATAACTTAATTTAAAGAAGCGTGAAGCCGTCGTGTTCTTTCACACAAGTCACAACGTACTGACAAGAGCTGTCTGTTTATTCAATAATTGGATAAGAAACTTTGcatttgaattttgaaatacaTGTACTCCTCTCCACTTATCTGAATGGCACAACGTGAAGAGCCTGCTTAACCGCAACAGCTTCAGACGTCAACATGTTAAGTGTTAACTAAACTCTTGTGTTTGTTTTGAGTACCTACTTTGCCACTTGAACTCTTACCAGGAAAAGGAGTCTTAAAAAGTATTCTATCTGTTTTAATATATATGATAATATTTCTATTTTAGCACTATGAAAGTTTGGGAGATAGTGGTGGAGATGAGGTTGAGAAAAGACGTGTCTATTTTCGAGAATCAATTCGGATTCATGTCAGGGAGCTCGACTACAAAAGGCATTCACCTTGTAAGGAAACTGGTGGATCAGCGTAGCGAGAGGAAAAAGGATCTACATTTGATATTCATCTACCTAGAAAAGACATAAGATAAGGTCTCAAGGGATGTTCTACGAAGATGCTTGAAGGCTAAAGGTGTACATGTGGCGTACACTAGCGCGATCAAGGATATGTATGATGGAACCAAGACCAGGGTAAAGATAATGGGAGGAGTCTCAGATCACTTTGCAGTGacgatggggttgcaccaggaatcagctcttagcccatttttatttgtcttGGTGATGGATAGATTAACGCGGTAAATTCAAGGTGAAGTgacatggtgtatgttattcgcggatgacataaTTCTGATTAATGAGACTAGCAGCGGAGTTAACTCTAAGCTGGAGGTTTAGAGacaactctggagtctaaagggttcaggttgagtatgaccAAGACGGActacttagagtgcaagttcagtaaGTAATGCATGAGATTGACGTGAAAGTGAGGCAACTTGGTGCTATGTCATCTATTaaaaaggaagtttcaagtatcttggatcTATTATCTAAGGAATATTGAGATTAACGATGATGTCACATAttgtattggtgcagggtggatgaattGAGGCTAGCATTTGGagtcttgtgtgataagaaggtgtcatcataacttaaaggcaagttcaaCCGAATGGCAATTAGACCAACTAtattgtatggggcggagtgttgtttagtcaagaactctcacgttcagaagatgaaaatTGCGAAAATGAGGATGTTGCAAGGGATGTGTGGGCATATTATGAGTgataggattagaaatgaagatatccaggacaaggtgggagtgaccTCGGTGGAtgataagatgcgggaagcgagactgagatggtttgggcatgtgcgGAGGTGATGCATGGATGCCCCAACGCGGAGGTGttagaggttggctatggatgaCTTCgagagaggtagaggtaggttgaagaagtattggggacaGGTGATTAGATGGGACGTGGCGTAggtccagcttaccgaggacataacCTTAGATGAGAGGTTATAGAAGACatggattagggtagaaggtaaTTAGGTAGTGTCGCGTTGTCCTACTTATTCTTCCATACTAGTAGTGGTAGTGTTACTCTTAGTAGTTTCTTGTCCGTTAATTTTTGCTACAATCTGTTGTTtattgtacttcgattatcgtatTAATTTGTAGTAGTTACGACTCTTTTTTTTCTCAAACAAATTTATCATATTTTTTATAGTATTTTGCCATGACTTTTATACTATTTTGAATTGCTTGTCCTTCTGCCGAGGGTCTACctgaaacaacctctctaccttccaGATCCCACTTTGTGGAATTTCACTGAATACGTTGTTGTTTCGTTTtaaaaagataataatttttttaattgaaaATAATTTAACTCATATTTTTCATTATCGAGGTATCAATTAACTCCAAAACATAAAGTAATAAGATCATAACCCCGCACTCCCGCTTTAAAGAGTCCTAAACAACACCCTCATCTCCTACATATTACGGTTTTAAGGTGCTTTATACTATTATAAAATGTATTTTGAGACCAAGGCCAGGTGTTATTTTCGGCAATTAACCAGGGTCATGGACCCGGCCTTCTTGCTGTCTTCCTTTCTTATCAGAAGTTTTTATATCCACATAAAATATTGtaagtttaaatttttttataacctctctctcacacacacacacacacacacacacacatatatatatatatatatatatatatatatatatatatatatatatatatatatatatatatatatatatatatattaaaaaaaaa
The nucleotide sequence above comes from Lycium barbarum isolate Lr01 chromosome 3, ASM1917538v2, whole genome shotgun sequence. Encoded proteins:
- the LOC132632646 gene encoding large ribosomal subunit protein eL42, with the translated sequence MVNVPKTKKTYCKSKDCKKHTLHKVTQYKKGKDSLAAQGKRRYDRKQSGYGGQTKPVFHKKAKTTKKIVLRLQCQGCKHVSQHPIKRCKHFEIGGDKKGKGTSLF